The Corallococcus soli DNA window AGGCAGGGCGCCGCAGGGATGGCTACCGCCTGATGCGCCATTACCTGGGCAGCGCCATCCTGCTGGGATTGGAGCTGCTCGTCGCGGCGGACATCATCCGCACCGTCGCCGAGGCGCCCACGCTGCGTCAGGTCCTCATCCTGGGCCTCATCGTCCTCATCCGGACCTTCCTCAGCTTCACGCTGGAGGTGGAGATCGAAGGACGCTGGCCCTGGCAGCAGGGACGCGACGACGAACGCCGGCCCGGCGCGGACGAGGCCTCGGAAGGCGGGCGCAATCCCCCGCCTCCTTGAGGCGCTCTTCGCGCTTCAATGCCTGGCGGGAGCGGTGCGGGTCCGGGCCACCCATTCGCGCCAGGCCGCGACGTCCTCGCCCAGGTCGCGGCCCGCGAGCAGGGTCAGCACCTTGCGCGCGGGCTCCCGGTCGACGGCCTGCCGCATGCCCGCCATCTCCACCAACACCTCGCCCGCCTGGTTGAGGATCTGCGTCCGCCGCGCGCCGCCCTCCGCCTCCACGACGCGCACCAGCGCCCAGGCGGCCTTGTTGCGGTCCGAGGACAACGGGAACCACAGCGCCTCCAGCACGGGCTCCAGCGGGAGGAGCCCCTTCGGCTGCCCCTCCTGCGCGGTGCCCAACAGCCGCAGGGCTTCGTTGCGCACGCCCTCGAAGGGGTCGTGGACGGCGGGAACCAGATAGCGCACCAGCGCCTCACGCGAGCGCACGTAGGACAGGAGGATGGCGGCGGTCATCCGCTTCGAATCGTCCCGGTCCTCGCGCAGCACGCGCACCAGCGCGTCGGTGTGCCGGGGCACGCCTTCGAGGAAGGTCGCTTCGAGCGGCGCGAGCTGGGGGTGGTCGAAGCCGCCGTAGCACGTCAGGGCCCGGCAGCCACCGACGGAGGTCTCGCTCACCGCGCCCTCCCGGCGGAGCGTCCAGTAGGTCTGCTGGTAGGCCCCCCACGCGGCGATGAGACCACCGGGGTCCTCGACCGAGCCCGTGGGCGCCGGAGCGAAGCGCATCCGCCATTCGTCCCCCGGTTCGACCAGATCCACGGTGACGCGGAAGGTGCGCGTCGGGGGATAGGTGACCATCGAATACCGGCAGAACGGCAGCGGATGCGCGGCGAGCAGGCGCGGCTTGCTCTCCACCAAGTGCGGCGTGAATTCGCCCGCCTCCAGGTTGAAGCGCGAGCCGGGCGCAGGCATGCCGATGAGCCGGAGCAACTCCTCCCGGGGCAGCTTGCGGAGGCCGAACACCTCCACGCCTTCGAAGAGGTACAGCGGGTCGGGCGCCACGGAGGCCTGGGGAGCAGGCGGCACAGGCCTGGCCGCGGCTTCGACCGCGGGGGGCGCGGGTCGGGCTCCGGACGGCCCGGTGGAGCGGGCAGGCGCCGCACAAGCGGAACACACAAGCAGACCGGCGGGCAGGAGCATCCGGAGGCTGGGCATGGGGCCGGACTGTATTCCAGCCGTCGGGAGGCGGGGACACGGCTTCACGGGGACCAGCCAATCGGTGGCTGCGCTCCTGGCTGGCAGGAGGATGCCAAGACCCACCGGGGATGCACACCCTCCAGTTCAGGCCACTCCAGCGTTGGGAAGCGGCGTCACGGGGCCCTGCTTCCCCGCTTGTCGGAAGGGGCCGTGGCCCCAGGAGGCGCGCGTGGAAAGTCCCAGCGCAAGCTTCGACGGTGCGGCCACCGAGGGCATGACCGAGGCGCATTCCCGGCTCCTCCTTGAGACCCTGGTGGCATGCACACCCGTGGGCCTCGCCGTGGTGGACCTGGAGCAGCGCTTCGTCCAGGTCAACGAAGCCCTCGCGGACATGAATGGGATTCCGCGCGCCGCCCACCTGGGCCGCAAGGTGCAGGACCTCCTGCCGGAGATGTGGACCCTGCTGCGCCCCCAGTACCAGCACATCATGGACGGGGGGGAGGCGAAGACGTTCGAGATCAGCGGCACCACGCCCAGGGCGACCGGGGTGGAGCGCCACTTCCTCACCAGCTACTACCCCATGCGGACACCGTCGGGCGTGCTGCTGGGCATCGGCATCATCGTCGTGGAGGTGACGGAGCAGCGCAGGGCGCACGAAGCGCTCCAGGCCAGCGAGCAGCGCTACCGCTCGCTGGTGGAGGCCATGGCCCAGCCGGTGTGGACGACCAACGGCCGGGGCGAGGTGGTGGAGCCCGCGCCGCGCTGGCTGGCCTTCACCGGCCAGACACACGAGGAGCACCTGGGGCTGGGCTGGCTCTCCGCCATCCACCCCGAGGACCGCAAGCGCGTGGTGCGGGGCTGGGTGGAGTCCCTGCGCACACGCACGTCCTACCGGGGCGAGTTCCGCCTGAAGTTCCATGCGGGGGGCTACCGGAACGTGGTGGGCCGCGCCGTGCCCGTCTTCGGTGAAAAGGGAGACATCCGTGAGTGGGTGTCCACCGCGGAGGACGTCACGGAGCGCAAGAAGGCGGAGGCGCAGGTGGAGACCGAGCGGGCACGGCTGCACTCCGTGCTGATGAGCGCTCCGGCGTCCATCGCCATCCTGTCGGGGAAGGAGCAGACCTTCACGCTGGTGAACCCCCTCTACCGGCGCCTGTCGAAGGGCATGGACCTGACGGGAATGCAGCTGCGGCCCCATGTCAGTCCGGACGATGCGTATTCGGAGCTGGTGAGCCGGGCCTTCACCACCGGGGAGGCGCAGACGCAGAAGGAGGTGTCGCTCGCCACCGACGAACAGGCGACGGGAACGGACGCCTTCCGGCGCTTCGACATCGTCTACCAGCCCCTGCGCGACGTGCACGGCCAGGTGGACTCCGTGCTGTCGTTCGCCATCGACGTGACGGAGCGGGTGGAGGCGAGGGAGAAGCTGGAGCAGTGGGCCGCGTCGCTCAAGAATCAGCAGCAGTGGTTGGAGGCAGTGCTGGACCGGACGCCCGTGGCCCTGCTGCTGATGGAGCCCCACTCCGGCCGGACCCTCTTCGCCAATCAGGCAGCCCGGCAGATGGCCGGCGGCGAGTTTCCCGAAGGCCTCCGGGCTGAACGCTACGCGGGCACCTACCTCTTCACGGACGAGCAGGGCCGGCCGCTGAGCAACGAAGAGATCCCGGGGGTGCGAGCCGCGCGCGGGGAGCCGGTGCATGGGGCTCCCGTCGTGTGGCACACGCCCACGGGGCGCTATTCCCTGCTCATTGAAGCAGCGCCCCTGCCCGCCCAGCACGGCCACCCGGCGACGGTGCTGCTGGCCCACCAGGACGTGAGCGAGCTGCGAGCGACCCAGGCCCAGCTCCAGCACGCGGTGTCCCTGCGGGATGAGTTCCTGACGGTGGCGTCCCACGAATTGAAGACGCCGCTGACGCCCTTGCAGCTCAAGCTCCAGTCCCTGCTGAGGGACGCCCAGACGGCCTCGTCGCTGGAGGGGCTGCAGGAGCGCGTGGTGCGCACCGCGGAGAGCGTGTCCGGGCAGATCCGCAAGATGACCACGCTCATCAACGACCTGCTGGAGGTGACGCAGCTCACCGGCCCGTCCGCGCCGCTGCAACTGGAGCCGGTGGACCTGGCCTCCGTGGTCCGGGACGTGGTGGAGCGGTTCAAGCCCCAGGCGGCGAAGGCGGGCTGTGAGATGGTCATCCAGGCCCCGGACGGCGTGGTGGGCCGGTGGGACCGGCACCGCCTGGAGCAGGTGACGAGCAGCCTGTTGTCCAACGCGCTGAAGTACGGCGCGGGGAAGCCGGTCACGCTCACGGTGGAGCGGGTCCGGGGAATGGCGAGGCTGAGCGTGAAGGACGAAGGCATCGGCATCGCGCCGGCAAGCCTCCAGGCCATCTTCGAAAAGTTCACCCGCGCTGTTTCAACCCGTCACTACGGAGGTCTGGGATTGGGCCTCTTCATCACCAGACAGATTGTCGAAGCCCACCACGGCACCCTGCGCGCGGAGAGCCAACCCGGGCAGGGTGCGACGTTCATCGTGGAGCTGCCCCTTTTGGTTCCGTGAAGGGCTTGGGGGCCGAGGTCCGCCCCCCCCGTGGCAGGGAAGCCGTCGCCCGGCAAGGCCTCAAGGCACGTTGCTGGCCGGTTTCAGATGGGGGCCCCTTCAGCTTCAAACCCCGTTGCCCTCCCCCTGGGGTCACCAGGGGGTCACGTGCTCTGCCCGGTATTTCATGAATCAAATCAACGATCTGGCAGACCTCCATTGATTTTGAGCGGGCCACGAGCAGCCTCAATCAACTCCTTGCATGCCTTCTCCGCCCCCCATGGATTCCTCACATCCTCATTGATTTCGGGATAGAAACCACTCGCGTAGAAGAAATAGCGTCCGCCGTCCACCACCTCGAACAGCCATGACGCGCCATCCACGACCTCGACCTGCGGTGGCCGATGCTTGGCATCATTCTCCAAGCGGGCATTCCGGACGATCTTTTCGATGAGCCCACCGCAACTCCCCGCATCAGTCCGTCCACTCCTGATGAGGTTTGGCTCCTCACGATGATCGAGGACAGTCCAATTCAATTCGCACTCACGCTCACGCAAGCGCACCACGACAATTGGCTCAAAGCTCATCGCATAGACGCAGCGAATCTCCTTGGGCGCATCCATCCCCCTCCCTTTAAGACCAGGTTCGCGCATCGCACAAAGGTGAGGCGCAAGCCACTGGGAAGTAGTTGAGTCAGCGAAATCTGGAAAGTACATGCTCACCGTACTTTCCTCAGAGCACTTCGCTTCCTTCAGGACGGGGGCTGAAACAGCCGGCACAACTCCCCTCTCAGCGGCCATGCAGCCCAACGGCAGGGCGAAAACAATCCATAGCGCATAGGAAACGCCCCGCAGGGCGCTGACACCTCGCATACGCATCCTCATTTCAGATCCCTGAAAGCCTTGCCCGAATCAACAAAGCTTCCATTTCCACCACCCTTTTTCGGATCGTAGACGTTTATTCTTCCACTCCCTGCCTTCACCTGAAAAAGCTTCCCCCCCGACGTCACAATATACACATCATGCTTTCGCACACCAGCGGGTACACTCTGTGCTGATTGGTAATCAAGGAACGACGGCAAATCCTTGTCTGACTTGAGAACATGACCATGAATCGTCGCCACCGTATCGGCGTTTGCCTTCGTCTCATTCTTACGAGAACTTTCGCCCATCCATGGCCCAACGACCTGAAGATCCTTCACTTCTTCATGGGTTTCATTGTCCTCCGATACAATCTCATCAACCCGCGCGATTGGCTCCCGCATATCCTGCTCTTTCTTCTTTTGCTCCGCGGCAACCAACTGCTGAAGCTTTTTCCCGAGTTCCACCATCAACTCCTCGAGTCTCGACAATTCAAGCCCCGTCGGATCAGAGAAAAAAACCGGATTATTGGCAGCATAGGCGTAAACAAGGACATTCATCCCCGCCTTGGCCTGAGCCAGCACGTATTCAGGATCCAATGCCTTTGGCTCAGGCGCCAAATACCTACCAATGCTTGGATCGTAGAATCGATTCCAGTTTTCAAACAGGTCGGTTTCGGGGTCGAAGTACTGGCCCGGCAGTCGAAGCGGAAGCCAAACCGGCTTGGCAGTGGCCTCGTAACGCCGGTACTCGAACCCGCTCAGGTGGGCTTCCGTGTGGGTCTGCCCATCCACGTCGGGGCTCATTCGCACATAGAAGACTCCGTTCGCGGGCGCCCTCACCCACCCCAGAGTCGCGGTGCGGCCCTTCGCCCCGCCCCAGATGCGGCCATCCCCATCATTGGGTCCTGGCAGGGGTTCTCCCTGCGCGTCCGCAAGGTACACGCGTGCCAGACCATGGGCTTCCACCCACTCGAAGCGGCCTCGGACCTGGGTCACGAGTCCCGGGTTCGACGGCGTGCGCAGGGTGGCGACGGGAGAACTGAAATTGTCTCGCGCCGCGGCGAAGTGAGCCACCCGGTTCACGTGGCCGAAGGGCTCGTAGTCTCCCGTTCCACTGATCCGGCCGCGCGAATCCAGCAGCAGGACCGGCTTGCCCAGTCCATCCGTCACCGGGAAGTAGGTTCCACACGGGACGTCGGACTCCACACCGAAGCGCGAGCAATCCTGGGTGTTGTCCGCGACCCGCAGGAAGGGCGAGTGAGCAAAGCGCGACTTGATGAGCGCGACTGGCCGGCCATCCAGCCACACATACTCGTCCAGGATGTAGTCAGTCGTGTTCGGATTGGCAGCAGTATGCCCCACGTCCACGAGCAACTGCGTCCCCGAATAGAAATACTCGTCCTCCCGTCCATCCCAGGTGAGCTTCAGACGGCGCCGGCCTCCGGCATCATAGAAATACTCGGAGCTGCTACCCGGCCCCCCCTCCTGGCTGGTGCTCACCTGCCGGTAGACGGCTCCAATATCCAGGGGCGACGCTAGCGTGGCATTGAGTGACACCGAGTAATAGGCCTGGGTCGAGGTCGGGCTGAGATACCAATCCGCATTGGTCATGCGCCCCGCCAGATCATGCCAGTATTTCGTCGTGATTCCGTAGGGAAGACATCCCAGTTGACCCGACTGACAGACGGGGGCCGAGAAGTTGCGTCTGGAGAGCTGGTCGACCCGAGGGAAGGAGTTGACGTACTCCGACTGCACCGTGAAGCCATTCTGGGTTTCGCTCGTCCGGTTTCCGCGCACATCGTAGGCGTAGGAAATCGTCCGGTCGGTCACCATCCATCCGCCATTATCATGCCGGTTGGTCACCCGGCTCAGCTGAAGGCGCGCGTCATAGCCAGGCTCTCCCGATGGCCCACGATACTCCTGAGTCGTGGGATGGTCCGTGCTCGAAGTCTGCAGGATGCAGGTGTCCTCTCCCTCAAGCTGATCCGCCTTGTACCGGTAGGCACGCTTGAACACGTCTCCCGTGATCACTCGGCTCACACTCAACCCAGAGAGCCGCCCGAAAGGAACTCCTGCGCTGTCAACGGCCTGGGTAAAGGACGAGGAGGAGCAATCCGCCATCCCGGCATTGGCTCCCCCTTGGTGATACCGAACCTGCGCGGACGACGGTACTCCTGCCTCGCCTCGCGAGTGGGTCTTGTATGCCTTCAACCCTCCGTAGGGTTCCCACTCCACCGAAGTAATCAAGGGGTCATTGCTCGACGTCCCATTGGGATACAGATGCGCCACATAGATGTCGCTGACGCGATGGGGCATTCCCGTGAAGGACGGATGGTACCTGTACTCGATTTCCCGACCGTAGGGATAAATCTCACCGACAAGCCGACCCACCGAGTCGTATTTGAAGATGTGATTGGGGCTGTCCTTTCCCGAGAAATAGGGTGAGGTATTACAGTCACGGGACGGAGGATCTGTTTCGGCTCCCCGGACCCGGTACTTCGCAATCAAGCGACCAAAAGCATCGTAACTGAACCAGGTCGCGCCAAAGGAATCCACCGTATAGTGCGGCTTCCCTCGGTACTTGCCCGGACATCCATCAGTGAAAGGAGGGAAAGGATCCTCATAGAAGGTCCGGGAGAGGCGCTCGGTCTGGGTCGCCGTGCGGGCCTCGACAACGCGCGTGCGACCAAGGGCATCGTATTGGTATGCCATCCAGCTCGCGCTCTGCCCCATCTCCGACGTCTGCTTGGCGATGGGATTTCCTACCGCGTCATAGGCAAACCAGGTGATGCCAGCACCTGACGGCAAGGTCGCTCCCCACGGAGCCGTGACCACCAACAGGTTGCCAAAGTCATCGTGGAGGTATTCCAGGGCCGGTTGGTTGGCACAGCTGGCCATCGTGGTCCCGGGGGCACACCCTTGCTTGATTCCCTTGACGTTGCCCGCTTCGTCATAGGCGACATGGGTCGCTGAAGCCGCGATTCCTCCCGTCGGGCCCGCTGCTTCCAGCATCGACACCAGCCGGTTGAGCCGGTCGTACTCGAATGAGCGGCACTCAGGCGGGAGACTGTTGAGCGCCCCCGTCGTCGTATTGAAGCCGCCGCAAAACGCAGCCGGACGGCCAAGACTGGCGAGGTACGGCAACCCCTCGCGGATCCGGTTGTCCTCGGTATCGAAGAGGCTCGTCGAGGAGTAGCTGGAGTTCGAGCTCGCCCCGTCACCCCACTGTTCTCCAATACCCTGATACGTGAGACGACCCAGCGGATCAGCATCATAGGTCCTACGGGCACGGACAATGCCCCCTGGCGCCAGTGTCTCCTCCTTGATGAGGCGACCCAAGCGGTAGAAGTAGTTCACCCGTTCGCTGTAGTTCGCGCCGCTGGCAGAGGCAGCGGTTGCCTTCCACTGCAGCTTGTCTTTCAGCGTCCCACCAACGCAGGCGCCGTTCGTTCCCGCTCGATAGCAGTGCACTTCGTAGCGACCGTCCGGATGGCGGACGTAGTCACCATGCGTGGTACCGTTGTCATAACCGTAGTCCGTGATGAGGTCCGGCAAGGTACCGGCCTTCACCGTCTTGCGAACCAGCTTTCCTGAGCTGTAGGACAAGACGGTCTGGACCCCGGCAGGGTCAGTCGTCTTGAGCAGCCGCCCCTGCTCGTCATAGGCGTCGTAGGTGGTGTCAAGGTACTGATTGTGCTGGCATCTTGGCGACCACCCCTGGCTCACGAATGACGCGTAGACGCGTTTGCGGATGAGGTGTTGTTGCTGGCCATTCGTCGCATTCGCCGCCCCGTAGAAGTAGTGCGTCACAGGAGACGGGCCACTGCAGGACGTCGCGTCCGGCCCCGTGACCCAGCACGGTCCTTCGACCTCAACAACGCGCGCCTGCGGATCCGCCTGGGCTGCTGTCTCACCCGTACACGAGCGATGGGTACGATAGAAGACCGCCTGATGCTTCAGAACCAGAGCACCAAAGCTGGTCGTGAACTCCCTCGTGTAGCCACTGCGCACCTTGGCCATCAGCCGGTTCGTCGTGGGTTCGTATTGATACGTCCAGGTTGCCTGAACCCCTGCCCCTACCCGGCTGGCCACAGCGGACGTCGCGGATTCCGTCTTCAGCAGTTGCTCATAGGCAGGGCTCGTCCCCGCACGACCGTATTCATAGGAATAGGTTTTCGTGAGCAGCGCGCCGGCACCATTCGCATCCAGGGCCCCGAAATCAGCCCGCTTGAGTTCCCCCGGAGGCATGAAGAAGTTGAAGTCCTGCCACGGGACATGCTCCGCATCGCTGTCGCCCCTCTTCGCAAGCTTGTTGGTGAAGACGGAGTAGGCATCTCGTGAGTCACGCTGGGTCTTCGCCATCGCGACAAAGCGTTCCGGCACGATGTTGAGCGTGGACTGGACGGGCAACTCAATGCTGTTCCAGGAGCGGGACTGCTGCGCCGCCAGACTGATGCCCACACCCTTGCAGTCACCGTCGTTGTTGACCCCCTCCGTCCCGCACTTCACCACCGCACCCGTCGTCTCGACACCATGCGAGCGTGACTCCGAGGCGACGAATGAACGTGTCAGCATCGTCGAGAATTGCCTGTAACCATCTCCCGCACTGGCAGGTTCACTGAAGTTCTGCCACTGCTGCCCAGCACACGTCCCGGTCAGCACGCCAGGCCCACAGTAGAACCCCGTGCCATAGAGAGACGCCGTGACGGTCTGCCAGGTCCAATCGTCCTCATCCTTGAGGACGTAGAAGTTTGCCCGGTGCAACGTCTTGTTGGTGACCAGGGCACCATCCCGGAAGATCTTCCAGCGCACGGTCCCCAACGCTTCATTGTCGACCCAGCTGTAGGTCATCTGGGGCGGCACCGGAGCTTCCGCGCCGGCAGGGACGTTCTGGGCATTTCCGACATAGAAGCGAGCGCCGCTCAACATGCCGGCCGGATTGGAGACGATCTGGCCATTTTCGTCGTGCATCCCATAGTCATACGTCACGACATTGCGAGTCCCCTGTCCCGTCCCTGACGTGCCTTCCTCCAGATCGACCCTGTCCAGGACACACTCATGGGTGAATGACGGGATGGTCCCTTGCGTGGGGCGACTGGCATAGACAAACGCAAGCCGAGAGCCATTCGACAGACTGGCGTATTGGACCAACTGGGCGGGCTTGACGAAGGTCGTCGACGGCGCCGTGCAGCCGGCGGGTTTTTCCGCATGATATTGCAGGGAGGCGATGAGGCGTTGGCCTGCCGCCCCTACCAGCTCCACCGGGTTCCCGTAGCTGGTGGGCTCCACCTCGGTCAGGAAGTAGGCGAAGCCCCAGATCCGATAAGGGAGGGCGACCTGCGTCCTGCCTCCGACGCCGGCCGTGTGGGTGTAGCGAAAACGCCCTTCCGGGCTGAAGAGCGTGAAGCCATCACTGTCCCTGCGAAGCTTGACGCCTTGATCCCTGGCGGAGGTCGCGAAGGTACCCACCGGAAAGGAATCTCCACCGCACGGGCTGAAGTGCATGGTCGCGCCCGATGGCGCAACCACATCACAGAAAGAGCTGACGGTGACGTCCGTCCCGGATGAATCCCTCGCCCAATCCGCTCCCATCAGGACATAACTGAAGAG harbors:
- a CDS encoding DUF1622 domain-containing protein, encoding SGRACAALPHPRHSPTARVHAILLPGGKRAMLFTDFVALAARLFEGAGVAVMVVGAVASVGLVAVRYQAGRRRDGYRLMRHYLGSAILLGLELLVAADIIRTVAEAPTLRQVLILGLIVLIRTFLSFTLEVEIEGRWPWQQGRDDERRPGADEASEGGRNPPPP
- a CDS encoding HEAT repeat domain-containing protein, with amino-acid sequence MPPAPQASVAPDPLYLFEGVEVFGLRKLPREELLRLIGMPAPGSRFNLEAGEFTPHLVESKPRLLAAHPLPFCRYSMVTYPPTRTFRVTVDLVEPGDEWRMRFAPAPTGSVEDPGGLIAAWGAYQQTYWTLRREGAVSETSVGGCRALTCYGGFDHPQLAPLEATFLEGVPRHTDALVRVLREDRDDSKRMTAAILLSYVRSREALVRYLVPAVHDPFEGVRNEALRLLGTAQEGQPKGLLPLEPVLEALWFPLSSDRNKAAWALVRVVEAEGGARRTQILNQAGEVLVEMAGMRQAVDREPARKVLTLLAGRDLGEDVAAWREWVARTRTAPARH
- a CDS encoding PAS domain-containing sensor histidine kinase, translating into MESPSASFDGAATEGMTEAHSRLLLETLVACTPVGLAVVDLEQRFVQVNEALADMNGIPRAAHLGRKVQDLLPEMWTLLRPQYQHIMDGGEAKTFEISGTTPRATGVERHFLTSYYPMRTPSGVLLGIGIIVVEVTEQRRAHEALQASEQRYRSLVEAMAQPVWTTNGRGEVVEPAPRWLAFTGQTHEEHLGLGWLSAIHPEDRKRVVRGWVESLRTRTSYRGEFRLKFHAGGYRNVVGRAVPVFGEKGDIREWVSTAEDVTERKKAEAQVETERARLHSVLMSAPASIAILSGKEQTFTLVNPLYRRLSKGMDLTGMQLRPHVSPDDAYSELVSRAFTTGEAQTQKEVSLATDEQATGTDAFRRFDIVYQPLRDVHGQVDSVLSFAIDVTERVEAREKLEQWAASLKNQQQWLEAVLDRTPVALLLMEPHSGRTLFANQAARQMAGGEFPEGLRAERYAGTYLFTDEQGRPLSNEEIPGVRAARGEPVHGAPVVWHTPTGRYSLLIEAAPLPAQHGHPATVLLAHQDVSELRATQAQLQHAVSLRDEFLTVASHELKTPLTPLQLKLQSLLRDAQTASSLEGLQERVVRTAESVSGQIRKMTTLINDLLEVTQLTGPSAPLQLEPVDLASVVRDVVERFKPQAAKAGCEMVIQAPDGVVGRWDRHRLEQVTSSLLSNALKYGAGKPVTLTVERVRGMARLSVKDEGIGIAPASLQAIFEKFTRAVSTRHYGGLGLGLFITRQIVEAHHGTLRAESQPGQGATFIVELPLLVP
- a CDS encoding RHS repeat-associated core domain-containing protein → MKKRWNRGAVRGLAVSGLLLVGLGVAWASGTLTTEELQQRVDQAPLSPAPPLGGPGSAGVSSSAPVPVGSLRPTYSETDYSLTSAIGDFAFTRTFTASTHANVLGIPGKNLSLPFGRVLHSNGTSSAYRWRHNLFSYVLMGADWARDSSGTDVTVSSFCDVVAPSGATMHFSPCGGDSFPVGTFATSARDQGVKLRRDSDGFTLFSPEGRFRYTHTAGVGGRTQVALPYRIWGFAYFLTEVEPTSYGNPVELVGAAGQRLIASLQYHAEKPAGCTAPSTTFVKPAQLVQYASLSNGSRLAFVYASRPTQGTIPSFTHECVLDRVDLEEGTSGTGQGTRNVVTYDYGMHDENGQIVSNPAGMLSGARFYVGNAQNVPAGAEAPVPPQMTYSWVDNEALGTVRWKIFRDGALVTNKTLHRANFYVLKDEDDWTWQTVTASLYGTGFYCGPGVLTGTCAGQQWQNFSEPASAGDGYRQFSTMLTRSFVASESRSHGVETTGAVVKCGTEGVNNDGDCKGVGISLAAQQSRSWNSIELPVQSTLNIVPERFVAMAKTQRDSRDAYSVFTNKLAKRGDSDAEHVPWQDFNFFMPPGELKRADFGALDANGAGALLTKTYSYEYGRAGTSPAYEQLLKTESATSAVASRVGAGVQATWTYQYEPTTNRLMAKVRSGYTREFTTSFGALVLKHQAVFYRTHRSCTGETAAQADPQARVVEVEGPCWVTGPDATSCSGPSPVTHYFYGAANATNGQQQHLIRKRVYASFVSQGWSPRCQHNQYLDTTYDAYDEQGRLLKTTDPAGVQTVLSYSSGKLVRKTVKAGTLPDLITDYGYDNGTTHGDYVRHPDGRYEVHCYRAGTNGACVGGTLKDKLQWKATAASASGANYSERVNYFYRLGRLIKEETLAPGGIVRARRTYDADPLGRLTYQGIGEQWGDGASSNSSYSSTSLFDTEDNRIREGLPYLASLGRPAAFCGGFNTTTGALNSLPPECRSFEYDRLNRLVSMLEAAGPTGGIAASATHVAYDEAGNVKGIKQGCAPGTTMASCANQPALEYLHDDFGNLLVVTAPWGATLPSGAGITWFAYDAVGNPIAKQTSEMGQSASWMAYQYDALGRTRVVEARTATQTERLSRTFYEDPFPPFTDGCPGKYRGKPHYTVDSFGATWFSYDAFGRLIAKYRVRGAETDPPSRDCNTSPYFSGKDSPNHIFKYDSVGRLVGEIYPYGREIEYRYHPSFTGMPHRVSDIYVAHLYPNGTSSNDPLITSVEWEPYGGLKAYKTHSRGEAGVPSSAQVRYHQGGANAGMADCSSSSFTQAVDSAGVPFGRLSGLSVSRVITGDVFKRAYRYKADQLEGEDTCILQTSSTDHPTTQEYRGPSGEPGYDARLQLSRVTNRHDNGGWMVTDRTISYAYDVRGNRTSETQNGFTVQSEYVNSFPRVDQLSRRNFSAPVCQSGQLGCLPYGITTKYWHDLAGRMTNADWYLSPTSTQAYYSVSLNATLASPLDIGAVYRQVSTSQEGGPGSSSEYFYDAGGRRRLKLTWDGREDEYFYSGTQLLVDVGHTAANPNTTDYILDEYVWLDGRPVALIKSRFAHSPFLRVADNTQDCSRFGVESDVPCGTYFPVTDGLGKPVLLLDSRGRISGTGDYEPFGHVNRVAHFAAARDNFSSPVATLRTPSNPGLVTQVRGRFEWVEAHGLARVYLADAQGEPLPGPNDGDGRIWGGAKGRTATLGWVRAPANGVFYVRMSPDVDGQTHTEAHLSGFEYRRYEATAKPVWLPLRLPGQYFDPETDLFENWNRFYDPSIGRYLAPEPKALDPEYVLAQAKAGMNVLVYAYAANNPVFFSDPTGLELSRLEELMVELGKKLQQLVAAEQKKKEQDMREPIARVDEIVSEDNETHEEVKDLQVVGPWMGESSRKNETKANADTVATIHGHVLKSDKDLPSFLDYQSAQSVPAGVRKHDVYIVTSGGKLFQVKAGSGRINVYDPKKGGGNGSFVDSGKAFRDLK